The Endozoicomonas montiporae CL-33 genome contains a region encoding:
- a CDS encoding DUF4892 domain-containing protein, producing the protein MLLLIVAVPATVTALDFQPYPAASVNLRVDEHRSNHPIVSSPMKKVNGVVLADEMQRLDGTLTRRVYQLPAGHESEDGYQFFLQQLKAQNVQPLFSCNSFGCGDSNFWANDIFRVSSLYGMSRQQHYFLGKKVRPEDVVYYTVYSVKRGNRRVYTLVDEFSVAAKVQGGDTAAMAYYIDRLPVSAEQLSRNDTYREVLSALRSNDLRQLLINIELPVVLEEGVKGADSQVAIQQRQESMLQQQLKADGVSSDRFRILSSFSTSSSRQAGIRLLLTE; encoded by the coding sequence GTGCTGTTACTGATAGTGGCTGTTCCAGCAACGGTTACGGCACTGGATTTTCAACCTTACCCGGCTGCGTCTGTCAATCTCAGGGTTGATGAACACCGCAGCAATCACCCCATTGTCAGCAGCCCAATGAAAAAGGTGAACGGTGTTGTGCTGGCCGATGAAATGCAGCGTCTTGATGGAACTCTGACACGACGTGTTTATCAGTTACCGGCTGGTCACGAAAGTGAAGACGGTTACCAGTTCTTCCTGCAACAGCTGAAAGCCCAAAATGTTCAACCTCTGTTCAGTTGCAACAGTTTTGGCTGTGGCGACAGTAATTTTTGGGCAAATGATATTTTCCGTGTCTCTTCACTCTATGGAATGAGCAGACAACAGCATTATTTTCTGGGTAAGAAAGTAAGACCTGAAGATGTCGTATATTATACGGTCTACTCAGTGAAACGCGGTAATCGACGGGTTTATACGCTGGTGGATGAGTTCTCGGTTGCTGCTAAGGTGCAAGGCGGTGACACTGCTGCAATGGCTTATTACATTGATCGCCTGCCTGTCAGTGCTGAGCAGTTGTCCCGGAATGATACCTATCGTGAGGTGCTTTCAGCACTACGTAGCAACGACTTGCGACAGCTGTTGATTAATATCGAATTACCGGTTGTGCTGGAGGAAGGCGTGAAAGGAGCTGACAGTCAGGTTGCCATCCAACAGAGGCAAGAGTCCATGTTGCAGCAGCAGTTAAAGGCTGATGGTGTATCGTCCGACCGGTTCAGAATATTATCATCGTTCAGTACCTCATCCAGTCGTCAGGCTGGTATCCGGTTATTGCTGACGGAATAA
- a CDS encoding MATE family efflux transporter has product MKPRSLTIVKLATPIILAMLSQSLLNLVDAALVGPLGEEALAAVGAGSYANFVALALIAGLSAGVQAQVARRCGAGQKQHCAVPVNHGIIIALLFALPVSLVLMAMAPWILQLFSQDGVVHDAAETYFRIRVMALMAAAMSLSFRGYWNGTGQPSGFLKILVVSHLFNAVVSYVLIYGKLGLPAMGVAGAALGTFLAMYLGALLNLLILFRQVKHHGFLQPFRRADWINLKTLIRLAIPDSLQQTLFALGMMLFFAIIAQLGTREMAIAHVLMNISLFLILPGIGLGMAANTLVSQELGAQKPEMATAWGWSSVRVATALLSTLSLPLLLNPEWVLGLFLHDPELVSAAKLPLQLTGVGIILDSASLVLTQTLLGAGANKTVLGIRFGAQWGFLLPVCWLLGTILGAGLTTLWVLTLLQRLISSTAFIVVWRKRQWSHIRI; this is encoded by the coding sequence TTGAAGCCGCGCAGTCTGACCATTGTAAAACTGGCAACACCCATTATTCTCGCTATGTTGTCACAAAGCCTGCTGAATCTGGTGGATGCCGCGCTGGTCGGGCCTCTGGGTGAAGAGGCTCTGGCGGCGGTGGGAGCCGGAAGTTATGCCAACTTTGTTGCGCTGGCCCTGATCGCCGGGCTGTCGGCGGGCGTTCAGGCACAGGTAGCACGACGGTGTGGAGCCGGTCAGAAGCAACACTGCGCGGTACCGGTTAATCACGGCATTATCATTGCCCTGCTCTTTGCACTGCCTGTCAGTCTGGTTCTGATGGCCATGGCACCATGGATTTTGCAATTGTTCAGTCAGGACGGTGTGGTACATGATGCTGCCGAAACGTATTTTCGTATAAGAGTGATGGCTCTGATGGCTGCTGCCATGAGCCTGTCATTCCGGGGCTACTGGAACGGCACTGGTCAACCTTCCGGTTTCTTAAAAATACTGGTGGTTTCCCACCTGTTTAATGCTGTGGTCAGTTATGTGTTGATTTACGGTAAGCTTGGTCTGCCAGCCATGGGCGTTGCAGGTGCAGCCCTGGGCACATTTCTGGCCATGTATCTCGGTGCTCTGCTTAATCTGTTGATTCTGTTTCGTCAGGTGAAACACCATGGTTTCCTGCAACCCTTTCGACGGGCTGACTGGATAAACCTGAAAACACTGATCAGGCTGGCGATTCCCGACTCCTTGCAGCAAACCCTGTTTGCTCTGGGTATGATGCTTTTCTTTGCCATTATTGCCCAGCTGGGTACCCGGGAAATGGCCATTGCTCATGTGTTAATGAACATTTCGTTGTTCCTGATTCTGCCCGGGATAGGACTGGGTATGGCTGCTAATACGCTGGTCAGCCAGGAGCTTGGGGCACAGAAACCGGAAATGGCAACGGCCTGGGGCTGGAGCAGTGTTCGGGTCGCTACAGCATTGCTCAGTACGCTCAGTCTGCCATTACTGCTGAATCCAGAATGGGTACTGGGACTATTCCTGCACGATCCGGAGCTGGTGAGCGCCGCCAAACTCCCTCTGCAACTGACGGGTGTTGGTATTATTCTGGATTCTGCCTCACTGGTATTAACCCAGACATTGCTGGGCGCAGGAGCCAATAAAACAGTGCTGGGGATTCGTTTTGGCGCTCAGTGGGGCTTTCTTCTGCCCGTTTGCTGGTTGCTGGGAACAATTCTGGGTGCAGGGCTGACAACACTCTGGGTGCTGACCCTGTTGCAGCGGCTGATCAGCTCTACCGCTTTTATTGTGGTCTGGAGAAAAAGACAGTGGAGTCATATCAGGATCTGA